The following are encoded in a window of Verrucomicrobiia bacterium genomic DNA:
- a CDS encoding UbiA family prenyltransferase: protein MTMVQMSLPGTLRALLTLGRVSNLPTVWSNCLAGWLLGGAGDWHLFAVVLTGASSLYLGGVFLNDALDTSWDRQFRPERPIPSGHISEWLVWALSFALLASGLLVLSLIHWRLFQFAWGLVLAILAYNLWHKRVRWAPLLIGLCRALVVLMAASAAHFGPDGLTVWASIALGVYVAGLSWIARGESQPQGAGYWPSVLLFAPIALCLLVNDGAYGKQGLLLAFVLFGWLLGCLITAYGAPLPRRKEAVARLLAGIVLVDLAAVGPVFPDMVLFFPALFLLTLVLQRFVPAT from the coding sequence ATGACCATGGTTCAGATGTCCCTGCCGGGCACGCTGCGCGCCTTGCTGACTTTGGGGCGGGTTTCCAACCTCCCCACCGTCTGGTCCAACTGCCTGGCGGGCTGGCTCCTGGGCGGCGCCGGCGACTGGCACCTCTTCGCCGTGGTCCTCACCGGCGCCAGCAGCCTCTACTTGGGCGGTGTCTTCCTCAACGATGCCTTGGACACCTCCTGGGACCGCCAATTCCGCCCGGAGCGTCCCATCCCCAGCGGCCACATCAGCGAATGGCTCGTCTGGGCCTTGAGTTTTGCGCTCCTTGCCTCGGGCCTGCTCGTCCTGTCCCTCATCCATTGGCGCCTCTTCCAGTTCGCCTGGGGCCTGGTCCTGGCCATTCTGGCCTACAACCTCTGGCACAAGCGCGTCCGCTGGGCCCCCCTCCTCATCGGCCTTTGCCGCGCCCTCGTGGTGCTCATGGCCGCCAGCGCCGCCCATTTCGGGCCGGACGGTTTGACCGTCTGGGCCTCAATCGCCCTGGGGGTTTACGTCGCCGGTCTCTCCTGGATCGCCCGCGGCGAAAGCCAGCCCCAGGGCGCGGGTTACTGGCCCAGCGTGCTGCTCTTTGCCCCCATCGCCCTCTGCCTGCTGGTCAATGATGGAGCCTACGGCAAGCAGGGATTGCTCCTGGCCTTCGTGCTATTTGGCTGGTTGCTGGGCTGCCTGATCACCGCCTACGGCGCCCCTCTTCCCCGCCGCAAAGAAGCCGTGGCCAGATTGCTGGCCGGCATCGTGTTGGTGGACCTCGCCGCCGTGGGGCCCGTGTTTCCCGACATGGTGTTGTTTTTCCCCGCCCTCTTTTTGCTCACCCTCGTGCTGCAGCGCTTTGTCCCCGCGACCTGA